The stretch of DNA CTGATAATATATTAGGAGGAGATGACGAAACTGGAAAGAGAAAGTCATGGCAGGTTTGGATGCGTGATAGAGATTTCAACAGTGATTTGGAGATAAATTGGGAGAATTTATCAGGAATTGAGCAAACCCTTGAGTAATCAAAAAAGGGTCATAGGAGACCAGAATGAATGCATGCTATCAAAGAAATATCTGCACCATCATGTTTATAGCAAATTGTTCACTGTAGCCAAAACAGGAAATCAACCagggtgtccatcatcagatgaatgaatatatgatttatatacatagaatattattcagtcacaaaagaattaaattttatcatttacAGCAAAATTCACGTAATTGGAGAATATTGagtgaaataaatcagagaaatataaatactgcatgttctcccttatatgtggaagctaaaattaaaaaaaaaaaaggctagaaaAGATAGACATGGCTGCGTATGTCAATATTGCTGCAAACGTATCTTTGCCAAAGTAATGGTTAAGAATGTCATACTATATATGTTACTATATATAtgctatgtgtgtgtatatacatatataaatatatgtaaatatgtacatatatacatttatatatatataaactacagCTTTAATGacccatattttctttaaaatttactatATGTGGTTGATATGGCCTACTTTCCAAAAATTTCCCCACTCCCTCTATAGCCAGCCAGCTAAAAATAGAACCTAAGCATATTTGTATGCTAAGAGAAAGAGGTCAGGGGAAATTGATGACTACTTAAAATGCTTGTGgaaatcacttctcagccttttggctaagatcaagtgtaaaatgcttgtggaaaattaaatcaaaagatatttatattggaacaaaaatatttgtaatcCATGTATCATTTATTTCCtaaatatgcatttcccatgaacagtTTGACAAATAATTACACAAAATATGGAGCATATACGAACttttttgaaacaagaaaaaggGGCCTCTCTCCCTCCAAATTGGTAAAGAAATTTGAGTATGAATGCAGGTCTATTTGAAGCAATAGATTGAGGAAGTTTTGTAGGCAAGCCCAGCTGCTGGTATGGGTATAGGGAGTAGGAGCATCCAACACAGTGAAGAACACTCCACGGTGGGAGGAGTATTAGGCAAGTGGAGAAACAGACTGCAACTACAAAAAATCAGGTATGTGGGGTGTCAGCGTACCAGAGCCACTAAAGGATCACATAATTGCCTGAAAATGTGGTAGAATGTGAGACAGTGACATTGACCCAAACTTCAAATTAAAGTGGGCATGGGAACAAGTATGTCCACAGATCTGCTGTGTCACGTCCTGGAATGAAAGATGAGCACATTCTATGGGATTAGTagagtgcctttttaaaaagtcttttaaaaaaagatttatttttattaggaaatcagatttacagagagaaagagacaggaagttccttcatctgttggctcacttccccagtggctgcaaaagccagagctaaactgatctgaagccaggaaccaggagcttcttctgagtctcccaaccaggcacagggtcctgaggccttggactgtccttcactgctttcccaggccacaacaggttgctggaagggaagtggaacagccaggacacaaaccagctcccatatgggatccaggcgcatgcaatgtgaggactttagccactacgctattacACCTGGTCCCATAGAGTGCTTTTAACATCCAGAGATGCTACAATGTAGAGATTGGAGTTTGTCTTTTATCATCCCTCAAGTTAAAGGGTACAAATTATCAGTGGAATAGAAATGAGTCATGATGAAACTGTTATCTCTTGCAGTCTTGCCATCTTTTGAGACCGAGACATGAGTTGGATGTTCCTCAGAGACCTTCTAAGCAGAGTAAATAAGTACTCAACTGGGATTGGGAGGATATGGCTGGCTGTTGTGTTCATCTTCCGTTTACTGGTCTACATAGTAGCAGCAGAGCATGTCTGGAAAGATGAACAAAAAGAATTTGAATGCAACATTAGACAGCCCGGTTGTGAAACCGTGTTTTGACCACTTCTTCCCCATACCCCAGGTTAGACTTTGGGCCTTACAGCTGATCATGGTTTCCACACCTTCTCTTCTGGTAGTTCTACATGTATCCTATCATGAGGGGAGAGgaaaaaagcacaaaaagaaaCTCTACTGAGTCCAGGTACAATGAATGGGGGCCTATGGTACACTTACGTCACCCTCATTGTTAAAACTGGTTTTGAAATTGGCTTCCTCGTTTTATTTTATAAGCTCTATGATGGCTTTTGGAGTGTGATTTGAAGCCTTGTCCTAACACTGTAGACTGTTTCATCTCTAAACCCACTGAGAAAACCATCTTCATCCTCTTTTTGATCGTCACTTCATGCTTGTGCATTGTGTTGAATTTCATTGAACTGAGCTTTTTGGTTCTTGAGTGCTTCATTAAGGGCTATatcaaaaatatcttaaaatcctTAAGTCCTCAGTGTGTGAATGTCATAACTTCAAATACGGTGCATGTAGTGAGATGGCAGCCCCTGCTCTACTCCAGAATCAGCAGTTAGGCTTTGTGACAAGCACACTTCGACAACCCGAAGCAAAGCTATTTTGTGACACACAAGAGGGTTAAACACAGAAACTATGCATCTATCTGAAACAAAGATCTTAACTGGATCAGAGAAATAAGTGGTATTAGACTTAATATCTTTTGGGAGAAACATCTTTCAAGTTTCACTATGCTCTCAGTTGTGAATAGTAGACCAACATTTCACTTTTTCTTGTAGGGTCTCCAAATGTGAATATGCATACGGTTTCTGAATTTGTAAATGATTTCGAGGTAATCCAAGAGCATCTTTTAAAAGCTTAGATCTGTCAGGAAAAAAATTCTGTCAACTTcctttttttgggtgggggggcGGTTACTATCCCCACATTATAATTCATGCACCATTGAACTGTATAGAACATTGTATTTCTGACCAATGTGATGGTCCAAGCTACCCAGAAAGCACTGGCAGCCTTTCCAAAGTGGTAACCAAGGCTCCACTCACCTATTCAACTTTTCAACCTTTCACCTATTCAACCTTTGTAGATTTCTGAAAGGTAACTGAAAGCTAAGTTCGAACCAGAAGACATCTAAAGGGGACACTGCAGAGCCAGGGAGGCAGGTGCCATAGAAAGTAGCACACGGATAGCGATCAAGGCTACTGCAGGAAAATGTACCTGCTGCTAATGCTTAATGCTTGTTAAATACATCACCAAAACTCTTTGTAAATTTCCaaattgttgaattttttaagaattgagaattcaaaaaaatattgtTTCACACAATTCACCCAGTTTGCTAGGATACCTCCTCCAAAGACACAAAAAATGTATATGCTGTTGTTACCTTGGTATaataatgtaaaacaaaaaaatattaacaCTTGTTCTGAAGACCTTTATTTCTCTGTTAAGAAAACCTCAGATATTTTGGATTTAATATTCCAACATAAATGCATTTCttcagaataaaaatgaagttgCTATGTCCTGCCTTCTTTGGACTAAACTGTCGTATTTGAATTCACGCACAGGAAAGGACAACTCATTATGCAGTCCACAGAACATGTCACTACCAATAGACATGATCTCTTAGACTATCCTGAAAATAAATGTTGTAGTTTTCCTTCCTTCAGTCTGTACCGTTAATCACTGCTAGCCTCAGCACTTAGAACCATATTCTTTACAATTTGACATGAACACTATACAGCCTTCAGGATGAACTACGGAGTTTTCTCTTGACAGTCACAGGTGGTTGGAGAAGTTTGGGTCTTTGAGATCCTTACTATGACACAGAATCCAGAAAATAAGGTTTCAGTGCACCCAAGTGAAACGGAGATGAGGGACTTTTTCAGTGTGACAATGAGTTTGGGGGAAGCTCTAACCAAGTGAGAATGTGCTTGCTTGAACATGcacagtcctcactttgcaccaTTTCAAATTGGATAGGACCAACTCATTGTTACACAGAACATTCAGGCCTTTTCTGGTCTTTTTGCTTCTGGAAGAGCAACTGTTGCCTTTGATATGACTGCCTAATTATAATTACACTGTGGTTGGGAACTGGTATGGAATGAGCATTTTGCTGGAAGAACAATTGTTCCAGTTTCTTATTCTTCTACCagtaacattaattttttttaaaaattatttttaaattgaagacATCAGCGTAAACCCTGAGATGTGACAGAACTTATTCTGTAAGTTGTTTTGTACAACTTCCTGTATCAACAATGAAAACCTACAACCTTCTAATACCCAGTACTTTGGTCCTTTACCCTACTTTAAAATTGCAATACCAACACCAAGGCCAGTAGAGACACTCTTTGAACTGGATTCAAGAGATTTGTTTCATAGCACTGTTGTTATAAGTCATTAAATTTCCTCAtgtctctattttaaaaatacaattgctAATTGGGGCAAAAGATGACATGAGGGTTCAATGTCAAAGACTCTAAAAGACAACACAAGTGCAACCATGTAGTAAAATCTTTTGAATGAATGCATCCTTGAGAAATCATTTTGGAATGTTTTAGTTCAGATGTTTTTAGTCGTAGTATGCAGCTTCAATGAGGATACTTTTAAGGAATGGTTTTGAGATTTTCACATAAATCAAAGGTAATGATTTTGTCAGCCTTTCAGGTGTTGGACATAGTCAACCAATTGCAATCAGTTGCTAAGGTTGCCTTCTTTGAACTTTTAAACATGTTGGAGACACATAAGAGAATAACTTCTTGTGTTACAACCATCCACCATTTCCCCAACAAAATCTTAGGTTGTCACAGTGGTGGTGAATACCTTACAGGAGTTGAAATGACTTGCCAAGAtaggaagaacaggaagttagcagggggaatcatagttccggacctctggacatactatagggcagtggttatcaaaacagcgtggtactggcacaaagatagagaggaagatcaatggagcagaatagaaacaccagaagggaacccaaacaggtacagccaaataatctttgacaaaaagacaaacgacaacccaggcaaatgggaaggtctgttcaataaatgctgttgggacaactggttgatagcctgcagaaacaaaaagatagatccacatctctcaccatacactaagatcagatctaaatggataacagatctaaacctacatccagaaaccttcaaacttttggaagaaaatgttggaaacacactggaacacttaggggtaggccctcacttcctaaaaaagtctccaaaagcagtagaaatcgagaccaaaataaacaattgggacctcatcaaactaagaagcttctgtacagctagagaaacaatcaacaaagtaaaaaggcaacccacagaatgggagaagatcttcacacacgacataggtgatagagggctaatctccagaatatacaaagagctacaaaacaaccaaaatgtcaaaacaaacaagccactcaagaaatgggcacgggaaatgggcaaacacttcacaaaggaacaaacccaaatggcaaataaacatatgaaaaaacgctcaagttccctggcaataagggaaatccaaattaaaacatcaatgaggtaccacctaacgccagtaagagtggcccacatgaataaaagcaccaacaacacttgttggcgaggttgcggggaaaagggaaccctactgcactgctggtggggctgcaggctggtacagcctctatggaaatcagtatggagaatattcaaacaactcaaattcaacataccgtatgatccagcaatagcactcctaggaatatatccagaacacttgttttatgagaaaccaacatgcactcctatgctcatagcagcacaatcagtaattgcaaaaacatggaagcaaccaaaatgcccatcaacagaggattggataagaaagctatggttcatctactccatggaatactactcagctattaaaaaaaacaaaatgcagttctttgtggccaaatgggccaaactggaaaccataatgctaagggaaatgagccaatcccaaagggttagataccacatgtttgccttaattgaagatatgatgttatgtataacatgttatgttatgaatgttatatgttgtgtataaactaaattgaagtgtaggtgaggtggtcacagaaggtggctgggaactcgcatttacttttaacatattggttactcattactatgtcaattaattccataatgatgtaaatttttgctgatggtatgttggagctttcaattgactgggatgatactctgctggctctgtcttcagaccagagagggtatacctaagaagccgttgaacttgactggacaataagatgctggactctaggtttggtatactcttgcaatgggggaatctcaactgaacttgagctgtggttatgcaacaaggtggaggaatccaccatggtgggagggtttggggaggggtggggagaacccaagtacctatgtaactgtgtcacataatacaatgtaattaatgaagtaaaaataataaataataaaaaaaagaaaaaaaataacatgaaccCTTACTGCTATAAAGAAACCTTGGCATGTGCGAGCAATTGTTATCACTTGTTAAACCTACGCTGCAGAAGGGAATTTGTACTGGTAAAACTAAAAGCTGCTTAAATGCAATCTGCATCATAAACATTGTTTtatcatgaacatttttttttctaaagaaaaagaatcttGAAGCTGAAAGCAGCAAACAAAACTGTGGCTACATGTTCAGTTAAAGCCCTTTGACGTGCTCTAAGTGAAGTAGAGAGCTGGTCCAAATCTGCTCAACCCCAGCACAACCACTTTTTATTCCCAATTCTTTGTCTTAAAACCCGATGGCTTAAGAATACAAACTGCAGCGAAGAGTTATAGTACAGTCTTCTTGTTCTTTTGCTTACCCTACCCTCATCAACAGTCACCTTCTCCCTGTCTCCAGATTCGATTCTGGAAGTTCTTTTCTTCGGAATCGGTGCTAATTAAACCATTTAAGTTATATATCAGTGAGAAATGAACATTTCTTACAAATCAGCTAATATTTCCTAGCCACCTGAATTCTTTTCAGATACTATGGCGATTTTCACACTGCTTTTCAGCTACAACATTGTTGCATTTCGTCTATGTTCCATATCAAGGCATTTATAAGAGATTTACAAGCTTGTGCATAACTGGAATTAAAAGGGAATGCAAATGCACCATAAAATTCTTGAAGTACCTTGTAGAAACTATGCAATCACCTTTCCTGGTTACCACTCTTAAAATGAAGAATTAGCACCTGACTTACTAAGAATGGAAATGCAATGACAGTTATCAGCAGTGTCTAACACAAAGCAGTGATCAATAAATGTGAAATTACTATTCCCAGCCAGATCACATACTTGGGACTTACTTATGAAAAGATCAAACATAGCTGAGTATTGGCAAACCACAGCCTAAAAGAATTCAATTGTAAAAGTTGATCTTTTTTCTGGGCCAGTAGAGAACACTCTATTACTCTACCTTCATTCTTACTGTTCTAATTCTATTATTCTGCCCATGCCTTCCAATCACGTTCTCCATTCTCTTGAAAAAGGGTTATGCACTACCAACTTTTTATGTGAACCTGGATCTCCGAAGAATCTGAGAGCTATTTACCTAAACGCATTCCATCTACCACAGAATATGGAAGCAATGATCTGTTAGACCTCTTAACTTGGGATTTCATCACACTAGACTAGAATTCATTGTCAATTCCAAAAATGCTTACCTGTACCTTAATTCAATGATTAATTCAATAATTTACCCACATGGTTTAGTTTGAGACACTGCAAGCTACAATATTTCTAAGATCCCAAACATTTCAGTGTCCAATCTTTCATATCTAATTCTTAGCTTTATTTCCACTAAACTCTTGCTCTGATGACTATAATACCTCCAAAGTGCTTTTCTTCTGTCCTCTAGTTTTGTTTCCTGGTACACTCAAGCTAAATTTACTGATGCACTACTTCTACCAGGACTGTGTATCTGAACTGGGGAACACTCAACTGATGACTTTACAGAGCATGATGCACTACACTGAGGCTTTGAATGTGGAAAAACGGCATGTTTAAGAATTAGGTGAACAACAATCCCTACTCAGTTCCTTCTCCCTTTTATCTCAAACTTCAACCATTTAGTTTTATACTATTCAAAGGCTTGTTGTTGAgtgttctcttttcttctttcccgaCAAGAGTTCAACATTTCTACTGAACAAAATTAGTTTAAAAGATAGCCTGTAAACTCTGTAATGTTGATggtttccatttttattcttgGGACTATATTCCATCTACAACTGTACTTCAAATTTTACCTGATAGTTCACTATTTATTATGTTCAGTTAAACAAAGGTGAAAGTGTTCAGTATCCACCAGTCTACAAAGATCAATGACCACAAACAGCTAATTCTAACATACCCAATTCTAAGTTGATTTTCCAATGACACTTTACATGATCATCTTTCATTTACTAATTTCCCTCCTCTGGCTTCCCTCACGGTTTGTATCTCCACTCCATTTTCTGCTTCTCACCTTCCCAAGTTGTCTTCACTGGTCTTTTCCACCAATGCAGTATCTTTTCCTATAAACTTTCCACACCTTCATCCTTCCCTATGCTGCCCCAAGGTAAAAGCTTCAAACTCAAAAGGGAGGGAGACTGGGAAGTATGGTTACCTCTTATGAATCCTGTCCATTAAataatgaaatctgttctctttatatattaataaattttttaaaaatgcaaatttccaTTTAGTTTGGGTCTAAAGGATGATTTCACTTCTTCCTTCAGTCCCAACAAAATATATTAAGCACTTGCCGTATATCCCAGGATGTGGGCTAAATGCTcatgaagctttttaaaaacaaaagaaaacaaacaccaaaAAGGTATTTGACCTTAAACTGAAGTCCAGAACTGTGGTTTTAGACTTCTATAAGATATTATTCATCCTACATCTCTACCAGGGAGTTAGCAAGAACTTCAACATTAATCTTTCCTCTATCTATTCCTTCTAGGTTATCCTGGCAAACAGCACAAACACGAAGAAATACCCAAATCAATAGCACGTTAACCACTTCAAGACCTTTCCCATGACATCCTTCATTAGCATTCTATCTTATCCttctcttcaaaaaatttttttaaaagttgtttataCTTGCTCTGTATGCTCTTTAACCAACTTTCAACAAGACTAAGTCACCATGGTGATGAAGGATAATCCACTAATTCTAGAGGATATCCTATTCTTTCTTATCACAGGAGAATGTAACAGAGTTCTACATGCCTTACTTAAATAGTTCTTAGTATTCTCTTACCATAATTTCCTTTTACTTTATAGTAAATGTGAATCCCTTTTGGTACAGCTCTGGGCTTCTTTTAACAGTTGTCCTAGGCAATCACAAAACTGCTCCTCTCCAGTCTTCCCTGAATAAACACTTTTCCAACACTGATTCAAACTGAAACTCCAAATTTTCTCATGTTTCCCTGCTCCTTCCTTGACTGCAATGACCAAGTACTGTGACACATCGTATGTCTCTCTAGTCTACCTTTTGCTAGAAGTACTCTACTCCAACTTAACACCCTTTATTCTGTGGATAGTCTAAGAAGCATACTTGAATTATCAGCTGGAATTCTTGCTTACCAAAGTGAACTCTTAGAGCTTAAATCTGGGAATCACATTCTTAGCCTTATTTTTCCCCCATAAGTGAACTCTTAAAACTTCCCTCCAATATCTGCCATCTCTAATGTATGAATTCATTCTcaagaaaaaaatccaacacAATAAGGCTTTTCAAAACACTATTTGGTTTGTTCCTTAACAACTTTAAGTCATAGCTCCATGAACGGCAAAGCATTTTCTGGTTAACTATTGCTATCAGTTTTTTACACATGCTATTCTCCTGGCCTGGTTTTCTCTTCTCCACTCACTTAACATTGTTTATAAGAAATTACTTTCTCCTCACAGGTAATGCAGTATCAGTGTTACCTTACTAGACAGCTTTATATTATCCTTCTTCATATTTTCACAGCACTTCACAGTAACTGCAACGCAACTCTGAGCTCCATGTGACTTAgaatttcatgtttctttttatcCACTTAAACACTGAATACTGCATCCAAAGTACTGTACTAGGCATTGGGCAGACTGGTGCATGACTTAACTAGAAAGGATTCTGCCATGATGAAGCTTGTATtagcagaaagaaaaagcaacaaagcagatgaaaaacaaatacaaatgaattGACTATGTTAACAAATAATTATCAATCAAGGCATTAGAAGTTTAAAACCTGGAAAATGAATACACTGGAGCATGACAAGAACATTTCAAGCAGAAGAAAACAGCTAACACAAAGACCTTAGAGATGTGAATATGCCTGGATGGTTTTAGGAACTCAAAGGAGACCAATATGGACAGAACAATGAAGAGCGAAGTAGTTAATAAGGTGTGCTTAGTCATATAGCACAGCAGAAAATGCAATTCTATTCGAAGTGTATTTACTGTAAAgatgagaatttttaaaaccaATTAAACCTGAGAAACAATCTACCCCAGCAGTTACAACATCCTGTGGGACAGCTACATCCA from Ochotona princeps isolate mOchPri1 chromosome 1, mOchPri1.hap1, whole genome shotgun sequence encodes:
- the GJB7 gene encoding LOW QUALITY PROTEIN: gap junction beta-7 protein (The sequence of the model RefSeq protein was modified relative to this genomic sequence to represent the inferred CDS: inserted 4 bases in 3 codons), which produces MSWMFLRDLLSRVNKYSTGIGRIWLAVVFIFRLLVYIVAAEHVWKDEQKEFECNIRQPGCETXCFDHFFPIPQVRLWALQLIMVSTPSLLVVLHVSYHEGRGKKHKKKLYXSPGTMNGGLWYTYVTLIVKTGFEIGFLVLFYKLYDGFXECDLKPCPNTVDCFISKPTEKTIFILFLIVTSCLCIVLNFIELSFLVLECFIKGYIKNILKSLSPQCVNVITSNTVHVVRWQPLLYSRISS